A single genomic interval of Paralichthys olivaceus isolate ysfri-2021 chromosome 7, ASM2471397v2, whole genome shotgun sequence harbors:
- the smad3b gene encoding mothers against decapentaplegic homolog 3b → MSILPFTPPIVKRLLGWKKGEQNGQEEKWCEKAVKSLVKKLKKTGQLDELEKAITTQNVSTKCITIPRSLDGRLQVSHRKGLPHVIYCRLWRWPDLQSHHELRAVDHCEFAFHTKKDEVCVNPYHYQRVETPILPPVLVPRHTDIPAVFPPLDDYSPSIPENTNFPAGIEPRSNYIPETPPPGYLSEDGETNDHQLNHSMDTSSPSLSPNPVSPANSNLDLQPVTYCESAFWCSISYYELNQRVGETFHASQPSLTVDGFTDPSNSERFCLGLLSNVNRNSAVELTRRHIGRGVRLYYIGGEVFAECLSDSAIFVQSPNCNQRYSWHPATVCKIPPGCNLKIFNNQEFAALLAQSVNQGFEAVYQLTRMCTIRMSFVKGWGAEYRRQTVTSTPCWIELHLNGPLQWLDKVLTQMGSPSIHCSSVS, encoded by the exons atgtctaTATTACCGTTCACGCCTCCGATCGTGAAGCGGCTCCTGGGCTGGAAGAAAGGGGAGCAGAACGGACAGGAGGAGAAATGGTGCGAGAAGGCGGTGAAAAGTCTGgtgaagaagctgaagaagaCCGGGCAGCTGGACGAGCTGGAGAAAGCCATCACCACACAGAATGTCAGCACCAAATGCATCACCATacccag ATCTTTAGATGGGCGTCTCCAGGTCTCCCACAGAAAAGGTCTTCCCCACGTGATCTACTGCCGCTTGTGGCGCTGGCCGGATCTGCAGTCCCACCATGAGTTGAGAGCGGTCGACCACTGTGAATTTGCCTTCCACACCAAGAAGGACGAAGTGTGCGTTAACCCCTATCACTACCAGAGGGTGGAGACGCCAA tttTGCCTCCTGTCCTTGTACCACGGCATACAGACATCCCTGCAGTGTTCCCACCACTGGATGACTACAGTCCATCTATTCCTGAGAACACCAACTTCCCTGCTGGCATTGAGCCCCGGAGTAACTATATTCCTG AAACTCCCCCTCCTGGTTATCTGAGTGAGGATGGAGAGACCAATGATCACCAACTCAACCACAGCATGGACACCA GTTCACCCAGCCTGTCGCCCAATCCTGTGTCACCCGCAAACAGTAATCTTG ACTTACAACCTGTGACGTACTGTGAATCTGCCTTCTGGTGTTCTATCTCCTACTACGAGCTGAACCAGCGTGTAGGAGAAACCTTCCATGCCTCCCAGCCCTCCCTCACAGTAGATGGATTCACGGACCCCTCAAACTCTGAGCGCTTCTGTCTGGGCTTGTTGTCCAACGTCAACCGCAACTCGGCAGTCGAGCTCACACGCAGACACATAG GGCGGGGCGTGAGACTGTACTACATTGGGGGCGAGGTGTTTGCAGAGTGTCTCAGTGACAGTGCCATCTTTGTCCAGAGCCCCAACTGCAACCAGCGCTACAGCTGGCATCCTGCCACTGTCTGCAAAATCCCTCCAG GCTGCAACCTGAAGATCTTCAACAACCAGGAGTTTGCTGCGCTGCTCGCACAGTCAGTCAATCAGGGCTTTGAGGCTGTCTACCAACTCACAAGGATGTGCACCATTCGCATGAGTTTTGTCAAGGGTTGGGGAGCCGAGTATAG ACGGCAGACGGTGACCAGCACCCCCTGTTGGATAGAGCTGCATCTCAACGGTCCTTTGCAGTGGCTGGACAAGGTCCTCACACAGATGGGCTCTCCCAGCATCCACTGCTCTAGTGTGTCATAG